From one Aeropyrum camini SY1 = JCM 12091 genomic stretch:
- a CDS encoding peroxiredoxin → MVELGDKAPDFTLPNQDFEPVSLYEVLKKGRPAVLIFFPAAFSPVCTKELCTFRDKMAQLEKANAEVLAISVDSPWCLKKFKDENRLAFNLLSDYNREVIKLYNVYHEDLKGLKMVAKRAVFIVKPDGTVAYKWVTDNPLNEPDYDEVVREANKIAGELVA, encoded by the coding sequence TTGGTTGAGCTTGGAGACAAGGCGCCAGACTTCACCCTTCCCAACCAGGATTTCGAGCCAGTCAGCCTCTACGAGGTCCTCAAAAAGGGGAGGCCCGCGGTCCTCATATTCTTCCCCGCGGCCTTCAGCCCCGTCTGCACAAAGGAGCTGTGCACATTCAGGGACAAGATGGCCCAGCTGGAGAAGGCTAACGCGGAGGTCCTCGCCATAAGCGTGGACAGCCCATGGTGCCTCAAGAAGTTTAAGGATGAGAACAGGCTCGCCTTCAACCTGCTCTCAGACTATAACAGGGAGGTTATAAAGCTCTACAACGTCTACCACGAGGACCTGAAGGGGCTAAAGATGGTGGCTAAGAGGGCTGTGTTCATAGTCAAGCCCGACGGTACTGTAGCTTACAAGTGGGTAACCGACAACCCGTTAAACGAGCCAGACTACGACGAGGTAGTGAGAGAGGCTAACAAAATAGCTGGAGAGCTAGTCGCCTGA
- the gcvPB gene encoding aminomethyl-transferring glycine dehydrogenase subunit GcvPB gives MWRQSRWDEPLITEMSRPGRRGALPPRPGEDVVKAVGPIQLPRTLARDSPPSLPEVSEVEVVRHYTRLSQMAYGVDNGPIPLGSCTMKYNPRVAARLAFDPRLETLHPLQDDETVQGVLEAIYMVQEWLKHITGMDACTVHPAAGSQGELAGVLMIKRFHEIRGELDKRRVIIVPDSAHGTNPASAAMGGFQVVEVPTGDDGNVDMEALKAALGGDTAGLMITNPSTLGLFEENILDIARLVHEAGGLLYYDGANLNGIIGRARPGDMEFDIAHVNLHKTFSVPHGGGGPGSGPVCVRRVEAAPGVTLEDLLPGPRVVYSEDEGLYRVRPPGRWSVGRLRAWIANTLAVLWAYVYILAMGPQGLRLAGEVAVVNTNYFIKLMEGHWGYSLPYAPGRPRKHEAVLSAKPLKRETGATAEDVAKGLLDAGLYAPTIYFPLIVEEALMIEFTESETKENIEAYAARLKEIAEEARRDPSTPKKWPRNTSSARVDNVRANHPRTVTPTWRVEVLRRQGRLGPLR, from the coding sequence GTGTGGAGGCAGTCTAGGTGGGATGAGCCGCTTATAACAGAGATGTCTAGACCGGGGAGGCGGGGGGCTCTCCCTCCGCGGCCCGGGGAGGATGTGGTAAAGGCTGTGGGCCCCATTCAGCTGCCGCGGACTCTAGCCAGAGACTCTCCCCCGAGCCTCCCCGAGGTGAGCGAGGTTGAGGTTGTGAGGCACTACACTAGGCTCAGCCAGATGGCATACGGGGTAGACAACGGCCCGATCCCCCTAGGGAGCTGCACGATGAAGTACAACCCCCGGGTGGCTGCCCGGCTCGCCTTCGACCCCCGGCTCGAGACTCTACACCCCCTCCAGGACGACGAGACCGTGCAGGGCGTGCTGGAGGCTATTTACATGGTTCAGGAGTGGCTGAAGCACATAACCGGTATGGACGCCTGCACCGTCCACCCAGCCGCGGGCAGCCAGGGGGAGCTTGCTGGGGTTTTGATGATTAAGAGGTTCCACGAGATACGGGGGGAGCTAGATAAGAGGAGGGTTATAATAGTGCCCGACTCCGCCCACGGCACTAACCCCGCCAGCGCCGCCATGGGGGGGTTCCAGGTTGTCGAGGTGCCAACCGGGGATGACGGTAACGTCGATATGGAGGCCTTGAAGGCCGCTCTCGGCGGGGACACAGCAGGCCTCATGATAACCAACCCCAGCACCCTCGGCCTGTTCGAGGAGAACATCCTCGATATAGCCCGCCTAGTGCACGAGGCGGGAGGCCTCCTCTACTACGACGGGGCCAACCTCAACGGCATCATAGGCAGGGCGAGGCCGGGGGATATGGAGTTCGACATAGCCCACGTTAACCTGCACAAAACCTTCAGCGTACCCCACGGCGGCGGCGGCCCCGGCTCCGGGCCCGTGTGCGTGAGGAGGGTTGAGGCTGCTCCCGGCGTCACACTGGAGGACCTCCTACCTGGCCCTAGAGTGGTGTACAGCGAGGATGAGGGGTTGTACAGGGTGAGGCCGCCTGGCAGGTGGAGCGTGGGCAGGCTTAGAGCGTGGATAGCGAACACCCTCGCAGTCCTCTGGGCCTACGTCTACATACTGGCTATGGGACCCCAGGGCCTCAGGCTTGCGGGTGAGGTTGCGGTTGTAAACACCAACTACTTCATCAAGCTAATGGAGGGCCACTGGGGCTACAGCCTACCCTACGCCCCAGGGAGGCCTAGGAAGCATGAGGCTGTCCTCAGTGCTAAGCCTCTGAAGAGGGAGACGGGCGCCACTGCGGAGGACGTTGCGAAGGGCCTGTTAGACGCCGGCCTCTACGCCCCCACAATCTACTTCCCCCTGATCGTGGAGGAGGCTCTCATGATAGAGTTCACCGAGAGCGAGACGAAAGAGAACATAGAGGCCTACGCAGCCAGGCTAAAGGAGATAGCGGAGGAGGCCAGGAGAGACCCATCCACCCCCAAGAAGTGGCCTAGGAACACCAGCTCAGCCAGGGTGGACAACGTGAGGGCCAACCACCCTAGAACCGTCACGCCCACCTGGAGGGTTGAGGTCCTCAGGAGGCAGGGCAGGCTGGGGCCGCTGAGGTAG
- a CDS encoding amidohydrolase family protein, producing the protein MGFIESDVAVVYGRIVEGFRAPYKEDLYFKTVVVPGFSDGHMHTQVVDAGLAPSRVWSNSYEWLETRLLRVDEAAVRSDLDLSSRLAAAAFSRSLLEGATLVAATGRLSANVRGWLSLPARPRAIFLPTVMDRAGWPSVGEVEVEIERLEGLLRDGLAKIGVFVHSLGTARPESIRRALQAAARRRRSIVGMHLSEGVPESGRLVEVLGRGPYPARIVAVHCMEVEDLPTGVRCISCPASNQILYRRTRPTLEGVDGFGSDWPLLIGTVARHLPLINRLYPGRLQEILYKATIGGYRAYLALHDGDFAAYDAGLEDILAGRALPVWVSVAGRPAVVEGRLAGSGYSYPEVLTRIRELIREALEKYGDGSKPYVPDIEGVYEASLAPEGGPRS; encoded by the coding sequence ATGGGGTTTATTGAGTCTGATGTTGCTGTGGTGTATGGTAGGATAGTGGAGGGGTTTAGGGCTCCCTACAAGGAGGACCTCTACTTCAAGACAGTGGTTGTTCCGGGGTTCAGCGACGGCCACATGCACACGCAGGTGGTCGATGCTGGGCTTGCGCCCTCGAGGGTTTGGAGCAACAGTTATGAGTGGCTCGAGACAAGGCTCCTCAGGGTTGACGAGGCTGCTGTTAGAAGCGATCTAGACCTCTCCTCCAGGCTGGCGGCAGCCGCCTTCTCCAGATCCCTGCTCGAGGGGGCGACGCTCGTGGCCGCAACTGGCAGGCTCTCCGCCAACGTCAGGGGGTGGCTAAGCCTGCCCGCCAGGCCGCGGGCTATCTTCCTACCCACTGTTATGGACAGGGCTGGCTGGCCGAGCGTTGGTGAGGTGGAGGTTGAGATAGAGAGGCTGGAGGGACTGCTTAGAGATGGTTTGGCTAAGATAGGCGTTTTCGTCCATAGCCTGGGAACCGCCAGGCCGGAGAGCATTAGAAGGGCGCTTCAGGCCGCGGCCAGGAGGAGGAGGAGTATAGTGGGTATGCATCTAAGCGAGGGGGTCCCCGAGTCTGGGAGGCTCGTGGAAGTACTGGGCAGAGGGCCCTACCCGGCTAGGATAGTTGCGGTGCACTGCATGGAGGTCGAGGACCTCCCCACAGGTGTCAGGTGTATCTCCTGCCCGGCGTCGAACCAGATACTCTACCGCAGGACGAGGCCAACGCTAGAGGGGGTCGACGGCTTCGGCAGCGACTGGCCGCTTCTCATAGGAACGGTGGCCAGGCATCTGCCACTCATCAACAGGCTGTACCCTGGCAGGCTGCAGGAGATACTCTACAAGGCTACTATAGGCGGCTACAGGGCGTATCTCGCCCTGCACGACGGCGACTTCGCTGCTTACGACGCCGGCCTAGAGGACATCTTAGCGGGGAGGGCCCTCCCCGTTTGGGTGTCGGTGGCGGGGAGGCCAGCTGTGGTTGAAGGCCGCCTAGCCGGCTCCGGCTACAGCTACCCTGAGGTCCTCACCAGGATCAGGGAGCTGATCAGGGAGGCGCTAGAGAAGTACGGCGACGGCTCCAAGCCCTACGTGCCGGATATAGAGGGTGTGTACGAGGCTAGTCTAGCTCCAGAGGGAGGCCCTCGCTCCTGA
- the gcvPA gene encoding aminomethyl-transferring glycine dehydrogenase subunit GcvPA produces MEHPWIPNSHRAVLDEMLEAMGVSSVDDLYRDIPPSIKLSPEEWDSLPIGEGRPLREAEVLARIERLLSRNRYFTDPPPFMGGGVWPRYIPSAVKALISRGEFLTAYTPYQAEISQGLMQALFEYQSLVAELLEMEVVNASLYDWSSAVGEAILMARRVTRRERVLVPETMNPLHLETAASYAYGGGVKIEEVRVDRETGFIDLEDLERKLSHGDTAALYMEYPSSYTGVIDENIEAAGEAVHRAGGLFILGVEPVSMALLKPPGRLGADVAVGDGQPLGLGLNYGGPYLGVFAVRWEGRLVRQMPGRLIGMTVDAEGRRAFAMILQTREQHIRRAKATSNITTNEALMAIAAAVYLSLLGPQGLREVAEASWYMSHYAARKLSELEGVSAPLLRGEFIMDFTVRLPIDAAEARRRLLEKGVLAGIPLGGFSFFTRNDMLLTVTEAHSKRHVDLLVDLLDSVLGG; encoded by the coding sequence TTGGAACATCCTTGGATACCGAATTCGCACAGGGCGGTGCTGGATGAGATGTTGGAGGCTATGGGGGTCTCTTCTGTCGACGATCTCTACAGGGATATACCCCCCTCTATAAAGCTGTCGCCGGAGGAATGGGACTCGCTCCCGATAGGAGAGGGGAGGCCCCTCAGAGAAGCCGAGGTTCTTGCCAGGATAGAGAGGCTTCTCTCTAGGAACAGGTACTTCACAGACCCTCCGCCGTTCATGGGCGGGGGGGTCTGGCCCCGCTACATCCCCTCCGCAGTCAAGGCCCTTATAAGCCGGGGTGAGTTCCTCACAGCATACACACCCTACCAGGCCGAGATAAGCCAGGGGCTGATGCAGGCCCTCTTCGAGTATCAAAGCCTTGTGGCGGAGTTGCTTGAGATGGAGGTTGTTAACGCTAGCCTCTACGACTGGAGCAGCGCCGTGGGCGAGGCGATTCTCATGGCTAGGAGGGTGACGAGGAGGGAGAGGGTTCTAGTCCCGGAGACTATGAACCCCCTCCACCTGGAGACGGCGGCTAGCTACGCCTACGGCGGCGGGGTTAAGATAGAGGAGGTTAGGGTTGATAGGGAGACGGGGTTTATAGACTTGGAGGACCTGGAGCGTAAGCTCTCGCACGGCGACACCGCAGCCCTCTACATGGAGTATCCGAGTAGCTACACCGGGGTTATAGACGAGAACATTGAGGCTGCTGGGGAGGCCGTGCACAGGGCGGGAGGTCTCTTCATCCTGGGCGTTGAACCTGTGAGCATGGCTCTCCTCAAGCCGCCCGGGAGGCTTGGAGCTGATGTGGCGGTTGGCGACGGCCAGCCCCTAGGCCTCGGCCTCAACTATGGGGGCCCTTATCTCGGCGTTTTTGCCGTGAGGTGGGAGGGCAGGCTCGTCAGGCAGATGCCCGGGAGGCTTATAGGAATGACTGTGGACGCCGAGGGCAGGAGGGCCTTCGCCATGATACTCCAGACCAGGGAGCAGCATATAAGGAGGGCGAAGGCGACGAGCAACATAACAACCAACGAGGCCCTCATGGCCATAGCCGCCGCCGTCTACCTCAGCCTACTAGGCCCCCAGGGCCTCAGGGAGGTTGCAGAGGCCTCCTGGTACATGAGCCACTATGCCGCCAGAAAGCTCTCCGAGTTGGAAGGCGTTAGTGCGCCCCTCCTGAGAGGCGAGTTTATAATGGACTTCACGGTCAGGCTACCCATAGACGCTGCAGAGGCTAGGAGAAGGCTCCTCGAGAAGGGGGTGCTGGCCGGGATACCCCTGGGGGGCTTCTCCTTCTTCACTAGAAACGACATGCTCCTCACAGTCACCGAGGCACATAGTAAACGCCATGTGGATCTACTGGTTGATCTACTCGACAGTGTACTGGGTGGTTAG
- a CDS encoding queuosine precursor transporter has protein sequence MEEEGERLDKSVWPLILSAAVFSVALVSANYLSAKLFMIEIPGLITLVGPAGVVAYSVTFIVTDIVSEVYGRRAAGAVVAAGFASQIVALFLTYAAISSPPAPFSPVQQDEYAKVVMAGFNIIIASLTAYLISQYHDVWSFHFWKRLTRGRWLWLRNNMSTWASQLIDTVVFLSLAFYIIPLLSPAASGIEPVSLSTLWAMIYSQYIIKLVIAVLDTPVVYLGVYLVKSYIEDGLQAQPRILGLITGK, from the coding sequence ATGGAAGAGGAAGGGGAGAGGCTAGACAAGAGTGTGTGGCCCCTCATACTGTCTGCAGCTGTGTTCTCTGTAGCGCTAGTCAGCGCTAACTATCTCTCGGCCAAGCTCTTCATGATAGAGATACCTGGGCTCATAACCCTCGTCGGTCCCGCCGGGGTGGTGGCGTACTCCGTGACATTTATAGTTACGGATATTGTGAGCGAGGTTTACGGTAGGAGGGCTGCTGGGGCTGTGGTGGCCGCAGGGTTCGCCTCACAGATAGTCGCCCTCTTCCTCACATACGCGGCCATATCCTCCCCCCCAGCGCCCTTCAGCCCAGTACAGCAGGATGAGTATGCTAAGGTCGTTATGGCCGGGTTCAACATAATAATAGCTAGTCTCACAGCCTACCTGATCAGCCAGTACCACGACGTATGGTCCTTCCACTTCTGGAAGAGGCTAACACGCGGCAGGTGGCTGTGGCTCAGAAACAACATGAGTACATGGGCCAGCCAGCTAATCGACACCGTAGTGTTCCTATCCCTAGCCTTCTACATAATCCCCCTCCTCTCGCCCGCAGCCTCAGGCATAGAGCCGGTCAGCCTGTCGACCCTATGGGCCATGATATACAGCCAGTATATAATAAAGCTCGTGATAGCCGTGCTCGACACGCCTGTAGTCTACCTGGGCGTTTACCTGGTGAAGAGCTACATAGAGGACGGGCTCCAGGCCCAGCCCAGGATACTGGGCTTAATCACCGGCAAGTAA
- a CDS encoding TIGR04013 family B12-binding domain/radical SAM domain-containing protein has product MSSGSRVYVLMRSVYGGRNAFAPVASALAASGLDVRIRIVESSPEPIARELLARGRRVVVMYGVTSPAFLELAGEIHRVSRIAPTIVGGPHAAGAYWQVLRLGAAAAVVGDGEIAAVEVVERVAEGMGLEEPPSNTAVRSGGRFKVGPVALASLDDYTPHYPQLGLYPPIEIMRGCSYRCRFCQVPWEFKSQVRFRSVGSVAKAAADYVAAGKREIRFIAPIGFAYGSEDLRTPNPAAVEELLSSVRAVGGKPYLGSFPSETRPEFVTPEILRVVRRLAYNRRISIGLQSGSDMLLERIGRGHGVDEAVRAAGLALEHGFTPVVDIIFGMPGEDEEDVVETVKAMYRLSEMGARLRLHHFLPLPGTPFARIPPKPLHPLYRRAVLKLLGRGVLEGYWREQERLGLEIYCMTALDPAPTREPQPLRGSERLCSSVWKAIAPARLEPYSGVVEGLEHRA; this is encoded by the coding sequence TTGAGCTCCGGATCTAGGGTTTACGTTCTAATGCGCAGCGTCTATGGCGGTAGGAACGCGTTCGCCCCGGTAGCCTCAGCACTAGCCGCCTCTGGCTTGGACGTCAGGATTAGGATTGTGGAGTCTAGCCCCGAGCCCATTGCTAGAGAGCTTCTGGCCAGGGGGAGGCGTGTTGTGGTTATGTACGGGGTCACCAGCCCTGCCTTCCTAGAGCTGGCAGGGGAGATCCATAGGGTTTCGAGGATTGCACCCACAATCGTAGGGGGCCCGCACGCCGCGGGGGCTTACTGGCAGGTCCTCAGGCTCGGGGCAGCGGCCGCCGTCGTCGGCGACGGGGAGATAGCGGCGGTTGAGGTAGTGGAGAGGGTTGCAGAGGGTATGGGGCTTGAGGAGCCCCCCTCCAACACTGCGGTTAGAAGCGGCGGGAGATTTAAGGTGGGGCCGGTGGCGCTGGCTAGTCTCGACGACTACACTCCCCACTACCCCCAGCTCGGGCTCTACCCGCCTATAGAGATTATGAGGGGCTGCAGCTACCGCTGCAGGTTCTGCCAGGTACCCTGGGAGTTCAAGTCGCAGGTCAGGTTTAGGAGTGTCGGCTCTGTTGCAAAGGCGGCGGCCGACTACGTGGCCGCTGGCAAGCGTGAGATAAGGTTTATAGCGCCAATAGGCTTCGCCTACGGGAGCGAGGACCTAAGGACGCCGAACCCCGCGGCCGTGGAGGAACTCCTGTCAAGCGTGAGGGCGGTGGGGGGCAAACCCTATCTAGGCAGCTTCCCCAGCGAGACGAGGCCCGAATTCGTCACCCCCGAGATCCTACGGGTTGTCAGGAGGCTGGCCTACAACAGGAGGATCTCTATAGGGCTACAGTCGGGCAGCGACATGCTTCTCGAGAGGATAGGCAGGGGGCACGGTGTTGACGAGGCTGTGAGAGCCGCTGGATTGGCTTTGGAACACGGCTTCACGCCAGTAGTCGACATAATATTCGGGATGCCCGGGGAGGATGAGGAGGATGTGGTCGAAACGGTCAAAGCCATGTACAGGCTCTCCGAGATGGGTGCTAGGCTCAGGCTACACCACTTCCTACCCCTACCCGGCACGCCCTTCGCGAGGATCCCTCCCAAGCCGCTCCACCCCCTCTATAGGAGAGCAGTGCTGAAGCTCCTCGGGCGGGGCGTCCTCGAGGGCTACTGGAGAGAGCAGGAGAGGCTGGGGCTCGAGATCTACTGTATGACGGCGCTAGACCCGGCCCCCACCAGGGAGCCACAGCCCCTCAGGGGGTCTGAGAGGCTATGCTCCAGCGTGTGGAAGGCTATAGCGCCGGCCAGGCTCGAGCCCTACTCGGGCGTGGTGGAGGGGCTGGAGCATAGGGCGTAG
- a CDS encoding 2-oxoacid:ferredoxin oxidoreductase subunit alpha: MRKDVILLVGGAQGSGLETTMQVLAPAYANLGYGVLANREYFSNIVGRHSYIHIRVSSSGEARPLYYPVDFLGAMDAETVFTHWDDIGNGGFLLYDLGTARTRLQQIASMEPDLRSRLMQQYKEAGIEPFTVEKVVEYLEKERSVRVIGLSFTALFDVLIKKHGLSRAQAQRFRSSILIGAIAGLTGLDREALDLGLQRRFGSRPKVLEINRDFIASVADEVEKEYGAQLKLEPAKPKTGEYIVASGNDAVAMGKVVGGIRYQAYYPITPASDESVLLEEFEGLKVDGESLGSIAILQTEDEIAAISSVIGAALTGARASTATSGPGFSLMVEALGWAGKNDVPIVITYYQRGGPSTGLPTRGSQSDLLFSLFASHGEFPRIILSSGDHLEAFYDAIEAYNLAERYQMPVIHMLDKFLANMVASIPFPDWGSIKIDRGKTLFKAPPGPFKRFPRDQPLAERPVLGSGAITWYTGDENDEFGHIDEDPVNRLVMYERRWKKMEIADREIPEDFRVKYYGGEDADVLLVGWGSVKIPALEAIERLREKGVSAAYLHLRMLSPLPKRRVSEVLSRFKPERVIAVEANYLGQASKIVTMETGFVFRKHILKWTGRPIYLHELVEGVLDIVKNGRDRVVLSYGK, from the coding sequence ATGAGAAAGGACGTTATCCTCCTAGTAGGGGGGGCTCAGGGCTCGGGCTTGGAGACGACAATGCAGGTCCTAGCCCCCGCCTATGCCAACCTGGGCTACGGCGTGCTGGCCAATAGAGAGTATTTCAGCAACATTGTCGGCAGGCACAGCTATATACACATAAGGGTGTCCAGCAGTGGCGAGGCCAGGCCTCTCTACTACCCTGTGGACTTCTTGGGTGCTATGGATGCAGAGACCGTGTTCACCCACTGGGACGACATTGGGAACGGCGGTTTCCTGCTCTACGATCTAGGGACGGCGCGCACCAGGCTACAGCAGATAGCGAGTATGGAGCCCGACCTGAGGAGCAGGCTGATGCAGCAGTATAAGGAGGCTGGTATTGAGCCGTTCACCGTGGAGAAGGTTGTGGAGTATCTTGAGAAGGAGAGGAGTGTTAGGGTTATAGGACTTAGCTTCACGGCTCTGTTCGACGTGTTGATAAAGAAGCACGGCCTCTCGAGGGCGCAGGCCCAGAGGTTTAGGAGCAGCATACTCATAGGCGCGATCGCAGGGCTCACCGGCCTTGACAGGGAGGCACTCGACCTTGGCCTACAGAGGAGGTTCGGCTCCAGGCCTAAGGTGCTGGAGATAAACAGGGACTTCATAGCGAGTGTGGCGGATGAGGTGGAGAAGGAGTATGGAGCCCAGCTTAAGCTAGAGCCGGCCAAGCCCAAGACCGGGGAGTACATAGTCGCCTCGGGCAACGATGCTGTGGCTATGGGTAAGGTTGTGGGGGGCATAAGGTACCAGGCTTACTACCCCATAACCCCGGCCAGCGATGAGAGCGTGCTGCTGGAGGAGTTCGAGGGCCTCAAGGTTGATGGCGAGAGCCTGGGCTCCATAGCGATTCTCCAGACAGAGGACGAGATAGCTGCTATAAGCAGTGTGATAGGCGCGGCCCTGACAGGTGCTAGAGCTTCAACGGCGACGAGCGGCCCAGGCTTCAGCCTAATGGTCGAAGCCCTAGGCTGGGCGGGGAAGAATGACGTGCCCATAGTAATAACATACTACCAGAGGGGAGGCCCCAGCACCGGCTTGCCAACAAGGGGGAGCCAGTCAGACCTCCTCTTCTCCCTATTCGCTAGCCACGGCGAGTTCCCTAGGATAATACTCTCCAGCGGCGACCATCTCGAGGCGTTTTACGACGCTATAGAAGCCTACAACCTGGCGGAGAGGTACCAGATGCCCGTTATACACATGCTGGACAAGTTCCTGGCCAATATGGTAGCCTCCATACCCTTCCCCGACTGGGGGTCTATAAAGATAGATAGGGGCAAGACGCTCTTCAAGGCGCCTCCAGGCCCCTTCAAGAGGTTCCCCAGGGACCAGCCGCTAGCCGAGAGGCCTGTACTCGGCTCGGGAGCGATAACATGGTATACTGGCGATGAGAACGATGAGTTCGGCCACATTGACGAGGATCCTGTCAACAGGCTGGTCATGTACGAGAGGAGGTGGAAGAAGATGGAGATTGCTGACCGGGAGATACCTGAGGACTTCAGGGTGAAATACTATGGCGGGGAGGACGCTGACGTGCTGCTCGTCGGCTGGGGCTCTGTTAAGATCCCGGCTCTAGAGGCGATAGAGAGGCTCAGGGAGAAGGGTGTGAGCGCCGCCTACCTGCATCTCAGGATGCTTAGCCCGCTGCCGAAGAGGAGGGTGTCGGAGGTCCTCTCCAGATTCAAGCCAGAGAGGGTTATTGCTGTGGAGGCCAACTACCTTGGCCAGGCCTCAAAGATAGTCACGATGGAGACGGGATTCGTGTTTAGAAAACATATTTTAAAGTGGACGGGGAGGCCCATATACCTCCACGAGCTTGTGGAGGGCGTTTTGGACATAGTTAAGAATGGTAGGGATAGGGTGGTGTTGAGCTATGGCAAGTAG
- a CDS encoding acetyl-CoA C-acyltransferase — translation MATARAGVLRSPVYIVDGVRTPVGKFGRSLRDFKAVDLAALTIRELLERTSVDPSHVELAVYGHVIRAGTHMNTAKQAAIKAELRNDVEGFNVDMVCASGMASVVKASLLIDAGMYSIALAGGMESMSNAPFIAPPSIRWGVRLIYQGALEMKDAMVSDGLYDPLNQLVMGQEADETAWEYKADREELDWIAYESNMRAARAWERGHMQKYTIPVKAGGGVVLDYDEGIRPDTTVERLSKLPPVFTPRGPHTAGNSSQLSDGAVSLLVAGEDAVREMGLKPKARIVGWAYAGVDPRRFPVAPVYAVRALLDKLGWRVEDVDYWENNEAFAVNSLIMNRELGVPYERLNVVGGSIAIGHPLGSTGARLLLQLAYTLEENGARRGVASICHGLGGAAAVAIERV, via the coding sequence ATGGCTACAGCAAGGGCGGGGGTTCTACGCAGCCCGGTTTACATTGTGGACGGTGTGAGGACTCCGGTAGGCAAGTTCGGCCGGAGCCTCAGAGACTTCAAAGCCGTTGACCTAGCCGCCCTAACCATAAGGGAGCTTCTAGAGCGCACCAGCGTCGACCCCAGCCACGTCGAGCTTGCTGTGTACGGCCACGTGATAAGGGCTGGCACCCACATGAACACGGCTAAGCAGGCAGCCATCAAGGCCGAGCTAAGAAACGATGTGGAGGGCTTCAACGTCGACATGGTGTGCGCCAGTGGAATGGCCTCCGTAGTGAAGGCCTCGCTGCTCATAGACGCCGGGATGTACAGCATAGCGCTGGCGGGCGGTATGGAGAGTATGAGCAACGCCCCCTTCATAGCCCCCCCATCGATACGATGGGGCGTGAGGCTGATCTACCAAGGAGCCCTTGAGATGAAGGACGCTATGGTGAGCGACGGGCTATACGACCCCCTAAACCAGCTGGTAATGGGGCAGGAGGCGGACGAGACCGCCTGGGAGTACAAGGCGGATAGGGAGGAGCTAGACTGGATAGCCTATGAGAGTAACATGAGGGCGGCCAGGGCGTGGGAGAGGGGTCATATGCAGAAGTACACCATACCGGTCAAGGCTGGAGGAGGCGTTGTGTTAGACTATGACGAGGGGATAAGGCCCGATACGACCGTGGAGAGGCTTTCAAAACTACCCCCGGTCTTCACTCCCAGGGGGCCCCACACCGCCGGGAACAGTAGCCAGTTGAGCGACGGGGCTGTCTCCCTCCTCGTAGCTGGCGAGGATGCCGTGAGGGAGATGGGTCTCAAGCCTAAGGCCAGGATCGTGGGCTGGGCATACGCCGGTGTTGACCCCCGCAGGTTCCCGGTGGCCCCGGTCTACGCCGTTAGAGCGCTGCTGGATAAGCTCGGCTGGAGGGTAGAGGATGTGGACTACTGGGAGAATAATGAGGCGTTCGCCGTGAACAGCCTGATAATGAATAGGGAGCTGGGAGTGCCTTATGAGCGGCTGAACGTTGTAGGCGGCTCCATAGCAATCGGCCACCCGCTGGGCTCGACCGGGGCCAGGCTCCTTCTGCAGCTGGCCTACACTCTCGAGGAGAACGGGGCTAGGCGGGGCGTGGCCTCCATATGCCATGGGCTAGGCGGGGCGGCTGCGGTTGCCATAGAGAGGGTCTAG
- a CDS encoding DUF120 domain-containing protein, giving the protein MDCGVFEGTVFSGLGHGSFYVSIYARNFRRALGYTPYPGTLNLKMGEGAERLSECIEGARGVRIEPPRIPGERLAAVIAFPVEIEGGVRGHIVRPEITVYKGDVVEIVADVYLRDVLKISDGDKVRFRLLDP; this is encoded by the coding sequence TTGGACTGTGGGGTCTTCGAGGGCACAGTCTTCAGCGGCCTCGGCCACGGCTCCTTCTATGTGAGCATATACGCCAGAAACTTCAGACGAGCCCTGGGCTATACACCCTACCCTGGAACGCTTAACCTTAAGATGGGGGAGGGTGCGGAGAGGCTTAGCGAGTGTATAGAGGGCGCGCGGGGCGTTAGGATAGAACCCCCCCGTATACCGGGTGAGAGGCTAGCGGCGGTCATAGCGTTCCCCGTGGAGATCGAGGGAGGGGTAAGGGGCCACATAGTCAGGCCGGAGATAACAGTCTACAAGGGAGACGTGGTTGAGATAGTTGCGGACGTCTATCTAAGGGACGTGTTGAAGATCTCCGACGGGGATAAAGTAAGGTTCAGGCTGCTAGACCCCTAG